In Bosea vestrisii, the following are encoded in one genomic region:
- a CDS encoding MarR family winged helix-turn-helix transcriptional regulator, whose product MEQNHGRRRTVAILQAGLWFEQIGADRPARVGYRLFDGGCEPGAGGDDRLAGPGLRTWLARRRAEEFEGGAPCGTWGDEAADTDERTNDAEGCAGHDRKPCSFSLELLCSAMNKMQEPISKTVDEPEGTGGSRLPWELPRFKNWLAVARMHQLWKKVFSEALAPSASSSPITMCSPTSSAPPGLTQQALAEKLLVGRSAMSMLLPELERRGLIERRNDDTDRRVRRLWLTPEGETLTRKALAIHTAKIEAMMGVLNDEECNTVGEMMWRVVKYLER is encoded by the coding sequence ATGGAGCAGAATCACGGTCGGCGCCGGACCGTCGCCATCTTGCAAGCGGGGCTCTGGTTCGAACAGATAGGTGCTGACCGTCCCGCACGGGTAGGATACCGCCTGTTTGATGGCGGGTGCGAGCCGGGAGCGGGCGGCGATGATCGCCTTGCCGGTCCGGGTCTGCGGACCTGGCTGGCGCGGCGGCGTGCAGAAGAGTTTGAAGGCGGCGCGCCCTGCGGTACGTGGGGCGATGAAGCTGCCGATACGGACGAGAGGACGAATGACGCGGAGGGCTGCGCTGGGCATGATCGGAAACCCTGTTCGTTCAGTCTTGAACTATTATGTTCAGCCATGAACAAAATGCAAGAGCCGATTTCCAAAACCGTGGATGAGCCGGAGGGCACCGGCGGATCGCGCCTGCCCTGGGAGCTGCCGCGCTTCAAGAACTGGCTCGCCGTCGCGCGCATGCACCAGCTCTGGAAGAAGGTTTTCTCCGAGGCGCTGGCCCCCTCGGCATCCAGCTCGCCCATTACGATGTGCTCGCCAACGTCTTCCGCACCCCCCGGCCTGACCCAGCAGGCGCTGGCCGAGAAGCTGCTCGTCGGCCGCAGTGCCATGAGCATGCTCCTGCCCGAACTCGAGCGGCGCGGCCTGATCGAGCGTCGCAATGACGACACCGATCGACGCGTGCGCCGGCTTTGGCTGACGCCGGAAGGCGAGACGCTGACTCGCAAGGCACTCGCGATCCACACTGCCAAGATCGAGGCGATGATGGGCGTCCTCAACGATGAGGAATGCAACACCGTCGGCGAGATGATGTGGCGCGTGGTCAAATATCTGGAGCGCTGA
- a CDS encoding SPFH domain-containing protein, with protein MGSQGLDIATVALIMLVAAVVIAIALGVRTVPQGYNFTVERFGRYSRTLGAGLGLIIPLFDRIGHKVNVMEQVLDIPSQEAITKDNAGVRIDAAAFYQILDAAKARYEVSALDQALMVLTMTNIRTVVGSMDLDQLLSHRDEINERLLRVMDAAASPWGVKVTRIEIRDILPPADIVGAMNRQMKAEREKRAAVLEADGMRQAEILKAEGLKQSQILAAEGRREAAFRDAEARERSAQAEAAATAMVSEAISRGDIQAANFLIAERYTDALKAMASAPNSKVVIVPIEAAALAGTVGGIAQLTKAVFGEDAVANRRAGSVPAAGRSVEG; from the coding sequence ATGGGCTCGCAAGGTTTGGATATCGCCACGGTCGCCCTGATCATGCTGGTCGCCGCGGTCGTCATCGCGATCGCGCTCGGCGTGCGCACCGTGCCGCAGGGCTACAATTTCACTGTAGAGCGCTTCGGCCGCTATTCGCGCACGCTCGGCGCCGGCCTCGGGCTGATCATCCCGCTCTTTGACCGGATCGGCCATAAGGTGAATGTGATGGAGCAGGTGCTCGACATTCCCAGCCAGGAAGCGATCACCAAGGACAATGCCGGCGTTCGCATCGACGCGGCCGCCTTCTACCAGATCCTCGACGCCGCCAAGGCGCGCTACGAGGTCTCGGCGCTCGATCAGGCGCTGATGGTCCTGACCATGACCAATATTCGCACCGTGGTCGGCTCGATGGATCTCGACCAGCTGCTCTCGCATCGCGACGAGATCAACGAGCGGCTGCTGCGCGTGATGGACGCCGCAGCCTCGCCCTGGGGTGTCAAGGTCACGCGCATCGAGATCCGCGACATCCTGCCGCCGGCCGATATCGTCGGCGCGATGAATCGCCAGATGAAGGCCGAGCGCGAGAAGCGCGCCGCCGTGCTGGAAGCGGACGGTATGCGTCAGGCCGAGATCCTGAAGGCCGAAGGGCTGAAGCAATCGCAGATTCTCGCCGCCGAGGGTCGGCGGGAAGCCGCCTTCCGCGATGCCGAGGCCCGCGAACGCTCGGCTCAGGCCGAAGCGGCGGCGACCGCCATGGTCAGCGAAGCGATCAGCCGCGGCGACATCCAGGCCGCCAACTTCCTGATCGCTGAACGTTACACCGATGCGCTGAAGGCGATGGCGAGCGCCCCCAACAGCAAGGTGGTGATCGTGCCGATCGAGGCTGCGGCACTCGCCGGCACCGTCGGCGGCATCGCCCAGCTCACCAAGGCCGTGTTCGGCGAGGACGCAGTGGCGAATCGCCGGGCCGGCTCCGTTCCCGCGGCCGGCCGCTCCGTGGAGGGCTGA
- a CDS encoding NfeD family protein, producing MLDWFASLGGWAWVVLGLVLIGSEMLAPGVFLLWFGLAALLTGIVVGLAGIAWQSALLVFAVLAVASVLAGRAITRRRDQEPDAASGLNDRGRQLVGKVFKLEATMAGGEGRIRVGDSSWRVTGPELLAGTEIRIVRVEGATLVVEKA from the coding sequence ATGCTCGACTGGTTCGCCTCCCTCGGCGGCTGGGCCTGGGTCGTGCTCGGGCTCGTCCTCATCGGCAGCGAGATGCTGGCGCCGGGCGTCTTCCTGCTCTGGTTCGGCCTCGCCGCGCTGCTGACCGGCATCGTCGTCGGGCTCGCGGGCATCGCCTGGCAGAGCGCATTGCTGGTCTTCGCGGTGCTCGCCGTCGCCAGCGTTCTTGCCGGACGCGCCATCACGCGCCGGCGAGATCAAGAACCCGATGCCGCTTCGGGCCTGAACGATCGCGGCCGTCAGCTGGTCGGCAAGGTCTTCAAGCTGGAGGCGACCATGGCCGGCGGCGAAGGCCGCATCCGCGTCGGCGATTCCTCCTGGCGCGTCACTGGTCCCGAACTGCTCGCCGGTACCGAGATCCGCATCGTGCGGGTCGAAGGGGCGACGCTCGTGGTCGAGAAAGCCTGA